In Jatrophihabitans endophyticus, one DNA window encodes the following:
- a CDS encoding FtsK/SpoIIIE domain-containing protein encodes MRTELTVSGPAGERDVAVVSAGQVTLAEVLPALRAAAGADDGAIPRARVRSTAGSTVRPLEGRTPLGSLELPAGSLVAFHALPAPRATGLLELRVVGGATTGEPVPLRRGTLTVGRGSECDVVLDDDQASRRHASLVVGGGAVQVTDLSSTNGTAVDGVDVGPEGRAVPPGALVRVGNSLLCVGDLGGQRSATLSAAPDGGVVVHRPPRARAEAPGAVIDLPVAGYAARPAHVQWVAAVVPALAGAAMAWAFATPQFLLFALLSPVVMLSGALGDRLHWRRSRRRTDASHRRRVAAAAAEVAARLAAEVAARRTANPDPATVGWLAHLPGSRLWERRRTDADHLAVRVGTADLPSLLQVRDEREDGPMPHREPRPAGTASLVPVVVPLRAGPLAVVGPAADVAGSMRWLVGQLATLHSPADLEIVLLTGPGREAGWRWARWLPHVRSQPATDAAAATATLARLAARERDATRRQGELPAPWAGPWTVLVIDDPAGVGTTDLAAVLADGARRGVTAIWAVDGHTALPDCCRTAIVAGGSRLAVQSWAAGGLSVTDAIADRVSAPWSIELARSLASLVDGRRVGVPERCRLGDLLGTADSRSSPDDVLAAWSASDGRPRAVLGMSRDGPVTVDLAADGPHALVAGTTGSGKSELLRTLVLSLAVAHPPTAVTFLLVDYKGGATFADCAGLPHTTGLVTDLDQRSTVRALRSLQAELRRREQLLSAAGADDLDAYRRCRGGEPLPRLVVVVDEFAELAGELPDFVSGLVGVARRGRSLGVHLILATQRPGSAVTAEIRANTALRIALRVTDADESLDVVDVGDAALLDPRQPGRCYLRTGTSLRQVQTATVRAAPSATPVVELLDGWRRPGAGDEQQDGEIGSLVELLRRSAARGAFPPARAPWLPPLPDRLALTDVADPVAAPAFAIGRVDHPDDQSQPNLTVDPAHDDTVLVVGRARSGRTGALLTIAVAACRAAPAQVQVHVVDGSGTLTAALSALPQLGTAVTRHCAAMTPVLLDRLDAQHGPGANEREAPRSLLLIDDWDRLLAERDDAEAARWSAALSRLLRSTGPRLTVVVAGGRELLLPRFAAPFGQRLVLALTDPVDYALAGVPAGALPADPPPGRGVRGGDGATFQLAHPGPTPGLDGDRAAVAELARRPPPGERRDRLRLRPLPTRVSLAQLRAQLATDAAGTAGARPGNGPPTGPGYLLGVGGDEALPCAVDVLGHRARLLVAGPPRSGRSTLLLTLLEEGRRAGHDVAVLAPPRSPVAAAARRYGARLLAPADPASLGPAPGRPALLLVDDAETWLDTPIDEALCRWLRSDATPLAAAVAGRSHELAATFRGVAAQVRRERCGVLLHPGPIDAELLGLHRNQFARADTGDPPGRGLLVGDPAWGPLFTAPAGVAVQVADPEIAPKVPA; translated from the coding sequence GTGCGAACAGAACTCACCGTCTCCGGGCCGGCCGGCGAGCGGGACGTCGCCGTCGTGTCGGCGGGGCAGGTCACGCTGGCCGAGGTGCTGCCGGCACTGCGCGCCGCGGCGGGCGCCGACGACGGCGCGATCCCGCGCGCCCGCGTCCGATCGACGGCGGGGTCCACCGTCCGGCCGCTCGAGGGTCGGACGCCGCTCGGCTCCCTCGAGCTGCCCGCCGGCTCGCTCGTCGCCTTCCACGCGCTTCCGGCCCCTCGCGCCACGGGGCTGCTGGAGCTGCGCGTCGTGGGTGGCGCCACCACCGGCGAGCCGGTGCCACTGCGGCGGGGCACGCTCACCGTCGGGCGCGGGTCCGAGTGCGACGTCGTGCTCGACGACGACCAGGCGTCGCGGCGGCACGCGAGCCTGGTGGTCGGCGGCGGCGCCGTCCAGGTCACCGACCTGTCGTCCACGAACGGCACCGCCGTCGACGGCGTCGACGTCGGCCCCGAGGGGCGAGCGGTGCCGCCCGGCGCGCTCGTGCGGGTCGGCAACTCACTGCTGTGCGTCGGCGATCTCGGCGGGCAGCGCAGCGCCACGCTGTCGGCCGCCCCCGACGGCGGGGTGGTCGTCCACCGGCCGCCGCGGGCTCGGGCCGAGGCGCCGGGCGCGGTGATCGACCTCCCGGTCGCCGGCTACGCCGCACGGCCGGCCCACGTGCAGTGGGTGGCCGCGGTGGTGCCCGCTCTCGCAGGGGCCGCGATGGCCTGGGCGTTCGCGACGCCGCAGTTCCTGCTGTTCGCACTCCTGTCCCCCGTCGTGATGCTCTCCGGCGCGTTGGGCGACCGGCTGCACTGGCGCCGGTCACGGCGCCGCACCGACGCGTCGCACCGGCGACGGGTGGCCGCGGCCGCGGCCGAGGTCGCCGCCCGGCTGGCCGCCGAGGTCGCGGCCCGTCGTACCGCCAACCCCGACCCGGCCACCGTCGGGTGGCTCGCGCACCTGCCCGGGTCCCGGCTGTGGGAGCGGCGCAGGACCGACGCCGACCACCTCGCGGTCCGTGTCGGTACCGCCGACCTGCCGTCCCTGCTCCAGGTGCGCGACGAGCGCGAGGACGGCCCGATGCCGCATCGGGAACCCCGTCCGGCCGGCACGGCGTCGCTCGTCCCGGTCGTCGTGCCGCTCCGCGCGGGCCCGCTCGCGGTGGTCGGGCCGGCCGCCGATGTGGCCGGCAGCATGCGCTGGCTGGTCGGCCAGCTCGCCACGCTGCACTCACCGGCCGATCTCGAGATCGTGCTGCTGACGGGCCCGGGGCGCGAGGCGGGGTGGCGGTGGGCCCGGTGGCTGCCACACGTGCGCTCGCAGCCCGCGACGGATGCCGCGGCGGCGACCGCGACCCTCGCCCGGCTCGCCGCGCGCGAGCGCGACGCGACGCGCCGCCAGGGCGAGCTCCCCGCCCCGTGGGCCGGTCCGTGGACGGTGCTGGTGATCGACGATCCGGCCGGCGTGGGCACCACCGACCTCGCCGCCGTGCTGGCCGACGGCGCCCGGCGCGGCGTCACCGCGATCTGGGCCGTCGACGGCCATACCGCATTGCCCGACTGCTGCCGCACCGCGATCGTCGCCGGTGGGAGCCGGCTCGCCGTCCAGAGCTGGGCCGCCGGCGGTCTCAGCGTGACGGACGCGATCGCCGACCGCGTGAGCGCCCCGTGGTCGATCGAGCTCGCGCGATCGCTGGCGTCGCTGGTCGACGGCCGGCGGGTCGGCGTGCCGGAACGGTGCCGGCTCGGCGACCTGCTCGGCACCGCCGACTCCCGCTCCTCGCCGGACGACGTCCTGGCGGCGTGGTCGGCCTCCGACGGGCGGCCGCGCGCGGTGCTGGGCATGTCGCGCGACGGGCCCGTGACCGTCGACCTGGCCGCCGACGGGCCGCACGCGCTGGTGGCCGGCACCACCGGTTCCGGCAAGTCTGAGCTGCTGCGCACCCTTGTCCTGAGCCTGGCCGTCGCGCACCCGCCGACCGCCGTCACCTTCCTGCTGGTCGACTACAAGGGAGGCGCCACGTTCGCCGACTGTGCCGGCCTGCCGCACACGACGGGGCTGGTCACCGATCTCGACCAGCGGTCCACCGTCCGGGCGCTGCGCTCGTTGCAGGCCGAGTTGCGGCGCCGTGAGCAGCTGCTGTCCGCGGCCGGAGCGGACGACCTCGACGCGTACCGCCGGTGCCGCGGCGGTGAGCCGCTGCCGCGTCTCGTCGTCGTGGTCGACGAGTTCGCCGAGCTCGCCGGCGAACTGCCCGACTTCGTGAGCGGCCTCGTCGGCGTGGCCCGCCGTGGGCGCTCGCTCGGCGTGCACCTGATCCTGGCGACGCAGCGACCCGGCTCGGCGGTGACCGCCGAGATCCGCGCCAACACGGCGCTGCGCATCGCGCTGCGGGTCACCGACGCCGACGAGTCCCTCGACGTCGTCGACGTCGGCGACGCGGCCCTGCTCGATCCTCGACAGCCCGGCCGCTGCTACCTGCGCACCGGGACGTCGCTGCGGCAAGTGCAGACCGCCACGGTGCGCGCGGCGCCTTCGGCGACACCCGTCGTGGAGCTGCTGGACGGGTGGCGGCGGCCCGGTGCCGGCGACGAGCAGCAGGACGGGGAGATCGGTTCGCTGGTCGAGTTGCTGCGACGCAGCGCCGCGCGCGGCGCATTCCCGCCCGCTCGCGCGCCGTGGTTGCCGCCGCTGCCGGACCGGCTCGCCCTGACCGACGTCGCCGACCCGGTCGCGGCTCCGGCGTTCGCGATCGGACGGGTCGACCATCCCGACGACCAGAGCCAGCCGAACCTGACGGTGGACCCGGCCCACGACGACACCGTGCTGGTCGTGGGGCGCGCCAGGTCCGGGCGCACCGGGGCGTTGCTGACGATCGCCGTCGCCGCCTGCCGGGCGGCACCGGCACAGGTGCAGGTGCACGTCGTGGACGGCTCCGGGACGTTGACGGCCGCCCTGTCCGCCCTCCCGCAGCTGGGTACGGCCGTGACCCGCCACTGCGCCGCGATGACTCCGGTCCTGCTCGACCGACTCGATGCGCAGCACGGCCCGGGGGCGAACGAGCGCGAGGCGCCGCGTTCGCTGCTGCTCATCGACGACTGGGACCGGTTGCTCGCCGAACGCGACGACGCCGAGGCGGCCCGCTGGTCCGCTGCGCTGTCGCGGCTGCTGCGGTCGACGGGTCCGCGGCTGACGGTCGTGGTGGCCGGCGGCCGTGAGTTGCTGCTGCCGCGTTTCGCGGCCCCGTTCGGGCAGCGGCTCGTCCTGGCCCTCACCGACCCGGTCGACTACGCCCTGGCCGGCGTCCCCGCCGGCGCCCTGCCGGCCGATCCGCCGCCGGGCCGCGGGGTGCGTGGTGGCGACGGTGCCACCTTCCAGCTCGCTCATCCGGGCCCGACGCCCGGGCTCGACGGTGACCGCGCCGCCGTGGCCGAGCTCGCGCGGCGACCGCCGCCGGGTGAGCGCCGCGACCGCCTGCGGCTGCGCCCGCTGCCGACTCGGGTCTCGCTGGCGCAGCTGCGGGCGCAGCTCGCCACCGACGCGGCCGGCACCGCGGGGGCCCGCCCCGGCAACGGGCCGCCGACCGGTCCCGGTTACCTGCTCGGCGTGGGCGGCGACGAGGCCTTGCCGTGCGCCGTCGACGTGCTCGGGCATCGGGCCCGGCTGCTCGTCGCCGGGCCACCCCGTTCCGGCCGCTCGACCCTGCTGCTCACGCTGCTCGAGGAGGGCCGCAGGGCAGGGCACGACGTCGCCGTGCTGGCGCCGCCGCGATCACCGGTGGCGGCCGCGGCACGGCGCTACGGAGCCCGGCTGCTGGCACCCGCGGACCCGGCATCGCTCGGTCCCGCCCCCGGTCGCCCGGCCCTGTTGCTGGTGGACGACGCCGAGACCTGGCTCGACACCCCGATCGACGAGGCCCTGTGCCGATGGTTGCGCAGCGACGCGACTCCGCTGGCCGCAGCCGTCGCCGGACGAAGCCACGAACTGGCGGCCACGTTCCGCGGCGTCGCGGCCCAGGTCCGTCGGGAGCGCTGCGGTGTCCTGCTGCACCCCGGCCCGATCGACGCCGAGCTGCTCGGGCTGCACCGGAACCAGTTCGCGCGGGCCGACACCGGCGACCCGCCCGGTCGCGGCCTGCTCGTCGGCGACCCTGCGTGGGGGCCACTGTTCACCGCGCCCGCCGGCGTCGCGGTGCAGGTGGCAGACCCCGAGATCGCCCCGAAGGTCCCGGCGTGA
- the pruA gene encoding L-glutamate gamma-semialdehyde dehydrogenase encodes MDAVTHPPAPVNEPVRRYDPSSDEAAALAAAVGQLADDTADLTMTVGGRAVMAGGAPFEVRAPHRHELVLGRSAHATEADVEAAIGAAASAAPGWRDLSFDDRAAVFLRAADLLSTTWRDRLNAATMLGQSKSVQQAEIDSACELVDFLRFNVHFARQILEQQPVSSALTWNRMEYRPLEGFVLAITPFNFTAIAGNLPTAPALLGNVVVWKPSPTQQLAAHHTMALLTEAGLPPGVVNMVTGDGAAVSRAALGHPALAGIHFTGSTATFQHLWREVGTNIGSYASYPRLVGETGGKDFVVAHPSADPAAVVTGLVRGAFEYQGQKCSAASRAYVPRSLWTAGLRDELVAVSESLEYGDVADFGVFGGAVIDRRSFDRLSGVLERAHADAGATVLCGGKADGSAGWFVRPTVVELADPAHAMFRDEYFGPVLAVHVYDDERWGETLTQLESVAPYALTGAVFARDRAAVAEAQHVLRFAAGNFYVNDKPTGAVVGQQPFGGARASGTNDKAGSIWNLQRWLSPRAIKETSVPATDHRYPHMGSDTR; translated from the coding sequence ATGGACGCCGTCACGCACCCCCCGGCCCCGGTCAACGAGCCCGTACGTCGCTACGACCCGAGCAGTGACGAGGCGGCCGCACTCGCTGCCGCCGTCGGGCAGCTCGCCGACGACACCGCGGACCTCACGATGACCGTCGGCGGGCGTGCCGTGATGGCCGGCGGCGCCCCCTTCGAGGTCCGCGCGCCGCATCGCCACGAGCTGGTGCTGGGGCGGTCCGCGCACGCGACCGAGGCCGATGTCGAGGCGGCCATCGGCGCGGCGGCGAGCGCAGCCCCGGGCTGGCGTGACCTGTCCTTCGACGACCGCGCCGCGGTGTTCCTGCGCGCCGCCGACCTGCTCTCCACCACCTGGCGGGACCGCCTCAACGCAGCCACCATGCTCGGGCAGTCCAAGAGCGTGCAGCAGGCCGAGATCGACTCGGCCTGCGAGCTGGTCGACTTCCTGCGCTTCAACGTGCACTTCGCCCGCCAGATCCTGGAGCAGCAGCCCGTCAGCTCCGCCCTCACGTGGAACCGGATGGAGTACCGCCCGCTCGAGGGATTCGTCCTCGCCATCACTCCCTTCAACTTCACCGCGATCGCCGGCAACCTGCCGACGGCCCCGGCGCTGCTGGGCAACGTCGTGGTGTGGAAGCCCTCCCCGACCCAGCAGCTCGCGGCCCACCACACGATGGCGCTGCTCACCGAGGCCGGGCTCCCGCCGGGCGTGGTCAACATGGTCACCGGGGACGGCGCCGCGGTGAGCCGGGCCGCGCTGGGTCACCCGGCCCTGGCCGGGATCCACTTCACCGGGTCGACGGCGACCTTCCAGCACCTGTGGCGTGAGGTCGGCACGAACATCGGGTCGTACGCGAGCTATCCGCGCCTCGTCGGCGAGACCGGCGGCAAGGACTTCGTCGTCGCGCATCCGAGTGCGGATCCGGCCGCGGTCGTCACCGGGCTCGTGCGCGGCGCGTTCGAGTACCAGGGGCAGAAGTGCTCGGCGGCCTCGCGTGCCTACGTCCCCCGGTCGCTGTGGACCGCCGGCCTGCGCGACGAGCTCGTCGCGGTGAGCGAGTCGCTGGAGTACGGCGACGTCGCCGACTTCGGCGTGTTCGGCGGTGCGGTCATCGACCGGCGGTCGTTCGATCGCCTGTCCGGTGTGCTCGAGCGCGCGCACGCCGACGCGGGCGCCACCGTCCTCTGCGGCGGCAAGGCCGACGGCAGCGCCGGCTGGTTCGTGCGTCCCACCGTGGTCGAGCTCGCCGACCCGGCCCACGCGATGTTCCGCGACGAGTACTTCGGACCCGTCCTCGCCGTGCACGTCTACGACGACGAGCGCTGGGGCGAGACGCTCACGCAGCTCGAGTCGGTGGCGCCGTATGCGCTCACCGGTGCGGTGTTCGCCCGCGACCGCGCTGCCGTCGCCGAGGCCCAGCACGTGCTGCGATTCGCCGCGGGCAACTTCTACGTCAACGACAAGCCCACCGGCGCGGTCGTCGGGCAGCAGCCCTTCGGCGGTGCCCGGGCCTCGGGCACCAACGACAAGGCCGGCTCGATCTGGAACCTGCAGCGCTGGCTGTCGCCGCGGGCCATCAAGGAGACGTCGGTGCCCGCGACCGATCACCGGTACCCCCACATGGGCTCCGACACCCGCTGA
- a CDS encoding DUF6912 family protein, translated as MRVYLPATTTMLQELVDTGAIGTDATPLTAFAVTPALREWYVDDDEEEELEYAALSEAARGSLRLVDADDTAARRRVVVAVDAPDAGVEIRDDLDRGVVQLADPVVTAAVASVHVDDDDAEPTVTAAAEAIIAADLGDAGSQERVDDAEGFELSWYANQEIPALLATL; from the coding sequence GTGAGGGTCTACCTGCCCGCCACCACGACCATGCTCCAGGAGCTCGTCGACACCGGTGCCATCGGCACCGACGCGACACCGCTGACCGCGTTCGCCGTGACGCCCGCGCTCCGCGAGTGGTACGTCGACGACGACGAGGAGGAGGAGCTCGAGTACGCGGCGCTGTCCGAGGCCGCCCGCGGCTCGTTGCGCCTCGTGGACGCCGACGACACGGCGGCACGCCGTCGTGTCGTCGTCGCGGTGGACGCGCCCGACGCCGGTGTCGAGATCCGTGACGACCTCGACCGGGGCGTGGTCCAGCTCGCCGACCCCGTCGTGACGGCGGCCGTCGCCTCGGTGCACGTCGACGACGACGACGCCGAACCCACCGTGACCGCCGCGGCCGAGGCGATCATCGCGGCCGATCTCGGTGACGCGGGCTCGCAGGAGCGCGTCGACGACGCCGAGGGCTTCGAGCTGTCGTGGTACGCGAACCAGGAGATACCGGCCCTGCTGGCTACGCTCTGA
- a CDS encoding WS/DGAT/MGAT family O-acyltransferase, with the protein MTERMTAADVSFLHRETRTSPQHVGGLALFDPPPAGFDYDRLVRLLEERITLAPRYRQKVRAVPGNVANPMWVDDPSFDITYHVRRSALPRPGTDQQLLDFCARILARRLDRSRPLWEIYLIEGLAGGRVAVVTKTHEAMVGEDGGIDLAQVILDAAPTPRRTVEAIWVPGPEPTALHLLRDAVGGIARRPVALADAARLNARDAAAVVDRVGSLVGNVASVGTALLRRPQHSPLAVSLSEHRRLAVARTRLDDYRRVRETFGGTVNDVVLAVVAGALRGWLLARAEALRPATTVRALVPVSVTDTAADTAAAAVAGDGRADADPLGADVASTGVVRPLLVDLPVGEPNPVLRLAQLRYAMASHKASGRAVGAERLTSLSGFAPPTLHALGARATGGLTRRMFSLVVTNVPGPQFPLYAAGARMTEMFPIQPLADGQALSIALSSYDRGVYFGINGDRDAVADIALLPGLVEESLAELVAAAAEPVAARAAGATGWQDTAAATRAAPGSRRRPPRGGDSPATSPSTTSSKPSRPPEDRT; encoded by the coding sequence ATGACCGAGCGGATGACCGCCGCCGACGTGTCGTTCCTGCACCGCGAGACCCGCACCTCACCGCAGCACGTCGGCGGTCTCGCGCTGTTCGATCCGCCGCCGGCCGGCTTCGACTACGACCGGCTGGTGCGCCTGCTCGAGGAACGCATCACGCTCGCCCCGCGGTACCGCCAGAAGGTCCGCGCCGTCCCCGGCAACGTCGCCAACCCGATGTGGGTGGACGACCCTTCCTTCGACATCACCTACCACGTGCGTCGCTCGGCGCTGCCGCGGCCGGGCACCGACCAGCAGCTGCTCGACTTCTGTGCCCGCATCCTGGCCCGGCGGCTCGACCGCTCGCGGCCGCTGTGGGAGATCTACCTGATCGAGGGGCTCGCCGGCGGTCGCGTCGCGGTCGTCACCAAGACCCACGAGGCCATGGTGGGCGAGGACGGTGGCATCGATCTCGCGCAGGTGATCCTCGACGCGGCGCCGACGCCTCGTCGGACGGTCGAGGCGATCTGGGTGCCGGGCCCCGAACCGACCGCGCTGCACCTGCTGCGTGACGCGGTCGGGGGCATCGCGCGCCGACCGGTCGCGCTCGCCGACGCCGCTCGGCTGAACGCCCGCGATGCCGCCGCCGTGGTGGATCGGGTCGGTTCGCTCGTCGGCAACGTCGCCTCGGTGGGAACGGCGTTGCTGCGGCGTCCGCAGCACTCGCCGCTCGCCGTCTCGTTGAGCGAGCACCGCCGCCTCGCGGTCGCGCGCACCCGCCTCGACGACTACCGCCGAGTTCGCGAGACCTTCGGCGGCACCGTCAACGACGTGGTGCTCGCCGTCGTCGCCGGGGCGCTGCGGGGTTGGCTGCTCGCGCGCGCCGAAGCGCTGCGCCCCGCGACCACCGTGCGCGCGCTCGTACCGGTCAGCGTGACCGACACCGCTGCCGATACCGCTGCGGCGGCCGTCGCCGGGGACGGCCGGGCCGACGCCGATCCGCTCGGCGCCGACGTCGCGTCGACCGGTGTGGTGCGCCCGCTGCTCGTCGACCTCCCCGTCGGCGAGCCCAACCCGGTGCTGCGGCTGGCGCAGCTGCGCTACGCGATGGCCTCCCACAAGGCGTCGGGTCGGGCGGTCGGCGCCGAGCGGCTGACCTCGCTGAGCGGGTTCGCGCCGCCGACCCTGCACGCGCTGGGCGCGCGCGCGACCGGCGGGCTGACCCGGCGGATGTTCAGCCTGGTCGTCACCAACGTCCCGGGCCCGCAGTTCCCGCTCTACGCGGCGGGCGCGCGGATGACCGAGATGTTCCCGATCCAGCCGCTCGCCGACGGTCAGGCGCTGTCGATCGCGTTGTCGTCCTACGACCGCGGCGTCTACTTCGGCATCAACGGCGACCGCGACGCGGTCGCCGACATCGCCCTGCTGCCCGGGCTCGTCGAGGAGTCACTGGCCGAGCTCGTCGCCGCCGCGGCCGAGCCGGTGGCGGCGCGGGCCGCGGGCGCGACCGGGTGGCAGGACACCGCGGCCGCCACACGGGCCGCACCGGGCTCCCGGCGTCGGCCGCCCCGCGGCGGCGACAGCCCGGCGACCAGCCCGTCGACCACCTCGTCGAAGCCATCCCGCCCACCGGAGGACCGCACGTGA
- a CDS encoding AAA family ATPase yields MRLPVLSVADGAAWEERLVRDLGPSTSVEIVRRCVDVVDLLAVAASGQGRVALLASSLRRLDADVIDRLHAANVVPVAVVPRGDTATEQRMQALGIQHVVPDDTDAAVMATVVGEAVRDATVPADGSVTARGHRSFADPSTSMAIPPGAGDPVAPVATARRGTVVAVWGPTGAPGRTTLAVTLADEIARLGQPALLVDADVYGGTVAAVLGLLDESPGLAAACRQAGGQRLDATLLAALCWQLGPRLRVLTGLPLASRWPELRPAAIGSVLAAARALAEYTVVDCGFCLETDEELSFDTLAPRRNGATLAVLDEADLVVVIGSADPIGMQRLVRGLAELREAEVAAPVWVVLNRVRSAVVPGDTGVELRAALERFAGRSPTALLPVDQRAVDGAVATGRLLGESSPNSPLRRAVAELAGRVTGVAAPVRRRHRRG; encoded by the coding sequence ATGAGGCTGCCCGTCCTGTCCGTCGCCGACGGTGCGGCGTGGGAGGAGCGGCTGGTCCGTGACCTCGGCCCGTCGACGTCGGTCGAGATCGTGCGGCGCTGCGTCGACGTGGTCGACCTGCTCGCCGTCGCGGCGTCGGGGCAGGGGCGGGTCGCGCTGCTCGCGAGCTCGCTGCGCCGGCTCGACGCCGACGTGATCGACCGGTTGCACGCCGCGAACGTCGTCCCGGTCGCGGTCGTCCCGCGTGGCGACACCGCCACCGAGCAGCGCATGCAGGCGCTGGGGATCCAGCACGTCGTCCCCGACGACACCGACGCCGCGGTGATGGCCACGGTGGTCGGCGAGGCCGTCCGCGACGCCACCGTGCCGGCCGACGGATCGGTCACGGCGCGCGGCCACCGCTCGTTCGCCGACCCGTCGACGTCCATGGCGATCCCGCCCGGCGCGGGCGATCCGGTCGCGCCCGTCGCCACGGCCCGCCGCGGGACCGTCGTCGCCGTGTGGGGGCCGACCGGCGCACCGGGGCGCACGACGCTTGCCGTGACGCTGGCCGACGAGATCGCCCGGCTCGGCCAACCCGCACTGCTCGTGGACGCCGACGTGTACGGCGGCACGGTCGCCGCCGTGCTCGGCCTGCTCGACGAGTCGCCCGGCCTCGCCGCGGCGTGCCGGCAGGCCGGTGGCCAGCGCCTCGACGCGACCCTGCTCGCCGCGCTGTGCTGGCAGCTCGGCCCGCGGCTGCGGGTGCTCACCGGGCTGCCGCTGGCGTCGCGCTGGCCCGAGCTGCGGCCGGCGGCGATCGGGTCCGTCCTCGCGGCCGCCCGGGCGCTCGCCGAGTACACCGTCGTCGACTGCGGCTTCTGCCTCGAGACCGACGAGGAGCTCTCCTTCGACACGCTCGCGCCCCGCCGCAACGGCGCCACGCTCGCCGTGCTCGACGAGGCCGATCTCGTCGTGGTGATCGGGTCGGCGGACCCGATCGGGATGCAGCGACTCGTCCGTGGGCTGGCGGAGCTCCGTGAGGCGGAGGTCGCGGCGCCGGTGTGGGTCGTGCTGAACCGGGTCCGGTCGGCCGTCGTGCCGGGCGACACCGGGGTCGAGCTGCGGGCGGCCCTGGAGCGCTTCGCCGGCCGGTCGCCCACCGCGCTGCTGCCCGTCGACCAGCGAGCGGTCGACGGTGCGGTCGCGACGGGACGGCTGCTGGGGGAGTCGAGCCCGAACAGCCCGCTACGGCGGGCGGTGGCCGAGCTCGCAGGCAGGGTGACCGGCGTCGCCGCGCCGGTACGCCGCCGGCACCGCCGAGGTTGA
- a CDS encoding SAF domain-containing protein: MAEPSPAPRRIGAPRWLDLRLVLGVVLVLASVALGATVVSRAGDTTPSVTARHDLAAGTTLRAQDLEVSQVRLPDDGSARYLDDVDDAVGRTLARPVSRGELLPAAAVTATPARTTLTVTLAAGAAPDLRAGQRIELWLSTPACAFVVLLPDVTVQSVRAGEAGSLADAGTGQDVVIAVAPALAPRVVAAQSIEDAHLRAGVLVGGRPAATRAPVPSGSGGATMPADLAACTSSTAGR; the protein is encoded by the coding sequence GTGGCCGAACCGTCCCCCGCCCCGCGCCGGATCGGGGCACCCCGCTGGCTCGATCTCCGCCTGGTGCTGGGGGTGGTCCTGGTGCTCGCCTCGGTGGCACTCGGGGCCACCGTCGTCTCCCGCGCCGGCGACACCACACCGTCGGTCACCGCGCGGCACGATCTCGCCGCCGGCACCACGCTGCGGGCGCAGGATCTCGAGGTCTCGCAGGTGCGGCTGCCCGACGACGGCTCGGCGCGCTACCTCGACGACGTCGACGACGCGGTGGGCCGCACGCTCGCGCGCCCGGTGTCGCGGGGCGAGCTGCTGCCCGCGGCCGCCGTCACCGCGACGCCCGCGCGCACCACCCTCACCGTGACGCTCGCCGCCGGCGCGGCACCCGACCTGCGGGCCGGGCAGCGCATCGAGCTCTGGCTCTCCACGCCGGCGTGCGCGTTCGTCGTGCTGCTGCCCGACGTCACCGTGCAGTCGGTGCGCGCCGGGGAGGCCGGCTCGCTCGCCGACGCCGGCACCGGTCAGGACGTCGTCATCGCCGTCGCGCCCGCGCTCGCGCCGCGCGTCGTCGCGGCCCAGTCGATCGAGGACGCGCACCTGCGTGCCGGGGTCCTCGTCGGCGGCCGGCCGGCGGCGACCCGTGCGCCGGTGCCGTCCGGTTCCGGTGGCGCGACGATGCCCGCCGACCTCGCCGCCTGCACCTCGTCGACCGCGGGCCGATGA
- a CDS encoding helix-turn-helix domain-containing protein — MDAESRFLTLTDVSEVLNISSSQVYALVRNGELAAIKIGGRGQWRVERSRLEDYIARMYRQTSDFIAEHPFVESETDS; from the coding sequence ATGGATGCCGAATCCCGCTTCCTGACGCTGACCGACGTGTCCGAGGTCCTCAACATCTCCTCGTCGCAGGTCTATGCGCTGGTGCGCAACGGGGAGCTGGCGGCGATCAAGATCGGCGGCCGGGGTCAGTGGCGGGTCGAACGCAGCAGGCTGGAGGACTACATCGCGCGGATGTACCGGCAGACGAGCGACTTCATCGCCGAGCACCCGTTCGTGGAGTCCGAGACCGACTCCTGA